One genomic segment of Sciurus carolinensis unplaced genomic scaffold, mSciCar1.2, whole genome shotgun sequence includes these proteins:
- the LOC124975785 gene encoding kelch-like protein 7: MAASGVEKSSKKKMEKKLAAQEEAKLLADFMGIMNNMRKQKTLCDVILMVQERKIPAHRVVLVAASHFFNLMFTTNMLESKSFEVELKDAEPDIIEQLVEFAYTARISVNSNNVQSLLDAANQYQIEPVKKMRVDILKEQVDASNCLGISVLAECLDCPELKATADDFIHQHFTEVYKTDEFLQLDVKRVTHLLNQDTLTVRAEDQVYDAAVRWLKYDEPNCQPFMVDILAKVRFPLISKNFLSKTVQAEPLIQDNPECLKMVISGMRYHLLSPEDREELADGTRPRRKKHDYRIALFGGSQPQSCRYFNPKLKRDAYSTQGWK; this comes from the coding sequence ATGGCAGCCTCCGGGGTGGAGAAGAGCagtaagaagaaaatggagaagaaactTGCTGCTCAAGAGGAAGCTAAACTGTTGGCGGATTTCATGGGCATCATGAATAATATGCGGAAACAGAAAACATTGTGTGATGTGATCCTCATGGTCCAGGAAAGAAAGATACCTGCTCATCGTGTTGTCCTTGTTGCTGCCagtcatttttttaacttaatgttCACTACTAACATGCTTGAATCAAAGTCCTTTGAAGTAGAACTCAAAGATGCTGAACCTGACATTATCGAACAACTTGTGGAATTTGCTTATACTGCTAGAATTTCTGTGAACAGCAACAATGTTCAGTCTTTGTTAGATGCAGCAAACCAGTACCAGATTGAACCTGTGAAGAAAATGCGTGTTGATATTTTGAAAGAACAAGTTGATGCTTCAAATTGTCTTGGTATAAGTGTGCTTGCAGAGTGTCTGGACTGTCCTGAATTGAAAGCAACAGCAGATGACTTTATTCATCAGCATTTTACTGAAGTTTACAAAACTGATGAATTTCTACAACTTGATGTCAAACGAGTAACACATCTTCTCAACCAGGACACATTGACTGTGAGAGCAGAGGATCAGGTTTATGATGCTGCAGTCAGGTGGTTGAAATATGATGAACCTAATTGCCAGCCATTTATGGTTGACATCCTTGCCAAAGTCAGGTTTCCTCTTATATCAAAGAATTTCTTAAGTAAAACAGTACAAGCTGAACCACTTATTCAAGACAATCCTGAATGCCTTAAGATGGTGATAAGTGGAATGAGGTACCATCTGCTGTCTCCAGAGGATAGAGAAGAACTTGCAGATGGCACAAGACCTAGAAGAAAGAAACATGATTACCGCATAGCCTTATTTGGAGGCTCCCAACCACAGTCCTGTAGATATTTTAACCCAAAGTTGAAAAGAGATGCATATTCTACACAAGGATGGAAGTGA